DNA sequence from the Brienomyrus brachyistius isolate T26 chromosome 18, BBRACH_0.4, whole genome shotgun sequence genome:
GACGTTAACGTTATAATGGGAATGTTATCATTCACGTCAATTATATCAATACTAACAGTAGACGAATCTGTAAAACCACCGTGATCTCTCGCTTCGACATTCATCTCGTATCTCTGATCCTTTTCAAAATCTATATTTCCTCTTACAAAAATGTCGCCTGTTTTTTCGTCGATTTCAAACACTCCTCTATCTGTTTTAGACATATGTCTGAAGGAATAAGAAACTTCACCATTAACACCTTTATCGGAATCAGTTGCACTAATTGCTGTCACAAGAGTCCCATTGGATGCGTTTTCTAAGACAGTGGCTCTGTAGAGCTTCTTGGTAAAAACCGGAGCGTTATCATTCACATCCAaaacatttacatgtattttcATCATACCGGACATTCGTGGGTGACCACCGTCTATAGCATTTAATGTTAGAGACAAAtcttcctgtttctctctgtctacgGGGGACTGTAGTATCATCTCAATATATATAGAACCATCAGGACGGGTCTCTTGTTTTAATACAAAGTTATCAGTCGGTTTCAGATTGTAGCTCTGTATGGTATTAATACCGACATCGGGATCATAAGCGCTGTCCAGCATAAACCGCGCACCAGGCAACGCCGATTCACTGATCTCAATATTTATTTCATCATTCGGAAATGTAGGAGCATGATCATTCACGTCCATTATTTCTATTGTAATTTCAATCAAttgaattggattttcaagaatAATTTCAATACTGAAACTGCACACTGTTGTTTTCTTACACAACACCTCCCTGTCTATTCTCTCATTGACCACCAGTATTCCTTTGTCTGTGTTCAGCTCCACGTACCGACTGCTGTCTCCGGCAACGATCCGAGCTCGGCCGCTTTTCAGCCTTTTAACGTCAATCCCCAAATCCGCGGCGACATTGCCGATGACGGAGCCTTTCACCATCTCCTCCGGAATTGAGTATCGCATTTGTCCATCAGCTACATAAGAAAAACAAAGGAAAATCATCCATAATCGTACTTGCCCGTTTCCAGTGCTGGTTATTTGTCTGATACCCATTTCCTCAGTCTGAGCTTTCGTATTAAAATTCCAAGGGCGTTTTATAAAACGTGAAAAACCATCCTGCCAAATCAGCCTTCCGATAACAAAGCAGTAACCATGAGGATGTTAAAATCCCTTTTCCGAATAGAGATACGCGATATAAGATCACTGAGCTCTTTCCTCCACCCTCTTCTGATGAAATGGCCCGATACTGAACACAAACTGCGCCTGGATCTCCGTGAGCCGCAGTAATAAGGGAGTCAGATGGATCCCGCCGCAGCTTGTCACCTTATAGCCAACAGCGGCCCTTACAGTCCTGCGAGTGAAACGCTGCTACGTTCTCTGTTCACAACATTTTCTATCCTGTAATCTCTGTCTGCGACAACATACAATCAAGGTAGTAAAATCAATTTGTATTAGTAAACTAATAAGTTTCTCCTTGGACGCTATTCATAAAGAAACTAGAATTATATACTGTCAGGAAAAacaggtacagccccagtgacaagtaattgtaaCCTCAAAGATTCAACTCAAGAGGTTTATTCGCCTCGTACCCAGTTATACACATACAATATGCAGTGTAATGTTACCCTGGCCACCCTGATCAGCTGTGCATGATGACAAATTACAGAGACAGAAAAtaaggaaaaataataataatataatataaacagaatataTGAAATGTTCAGCTGCACATAatctatacataagtaatagGTAAGAGGTATTTAGCTGTGCAATTTAAGTGCAACGTGCAAGAGGCCTGAGGTGTGTGCCAGCGATTTGGACAGTGTGATGCAGTAGCTAGAGGCACTGAGTATTATCCTGGTTTAGGAGCCTTATAAGGCAGCAGAAGCGTTTGCCTGAATTCAGGAGGCAAAACAGAGAGTTATTGGGGTGGGATGGGTCCTTGGAGATCTTTGTACAACCTGGTACTTTTTTCCTTACAGGCTACTTAATTTGAAATCACACAGTACTCTGTATCCTTCCGAGCGTGTCTTCAGACTCTTCTTCAGTCCTTCCTTGGATCAGCTGTGgacatgaatggatgaatggattgatGTATGTAAACATTGTCTGGCAAAATGTATTCTTACTTTGGGAAGGGTGTAGTGTAGGATCTAAGTGGCTTTTAACTTACTCAAACCTTGTCAGCAAGATCAGTCGCTCAAAAAATTTTTGCATGGCAAGACATTTAACTTAACGTGAATCCAAATCAAGTTAAAGAATAATGTTGACTTTTATTTAGTTAATAAAACTCATTGACCATTGTGCTCTCAGAAACATCGCACGGTAACCAAGttagtactctgtgactcttatAATGCCTACCATAAATTATAAGTATTCAGTGCTGGAAAGACACGAGAGCACGCTCTGTAACATATTGAAGCGTATATGAAGAAGATACAGTGAAGATTTTTATATATGTAATTCTTTTGCACTATAAGACTGGTTGTTTTTTCCAGTACCGCGTTGTACTTCATTAACATGCATCTTCTTGCAACTACTTATTTCCTGTGTCCTTTATGGATTTGGTCTGGAAGTCACAGTCCACCAAGAATAAAAAGCATCAACTCCATGTACACAAGGCTTAGGCCAGACTCATCACCCCAGTTCTCAGATTGCATGGGACGATGCCACCCAGTGCCTCACCAGGCCTCCCTGATGTTTTTTCAGAttttccctcctgtcttctcaaGCAGGACATGCACAGCAAGGGTaacaaacaaaataagaggAATTTAACAATTTCTACATTGTTTCTTTACTTTCTTCTCAGCAGCTTTTTTCCAGCGTTACAAAGACTTATTTTCTTTACAGTGTCCAGTCTTGCCATGTCAGTGCCGCCCACATCATGCACTATATGGCCAAACATTTAGAAATTAGATGATTTGGTTGACAAAGCCACGGCCATTGCTAACACAGGAATATATTTAAACGTACAGCCATGTGAACTTCAGCAGCAAACACTGGCGGCAAAATAGGTGGCCATGCAGAATAAGTCAGTGACCTTCAACTGGGCATCATGATAAGATGCCGTCTTCCCTGCTATTCTGAATCTATGTCCTGCTCGATCTGCCCAACACAACTGCAAGTGAAAATGTAGCGGAAATTCTCAGGAGCAAGTTCAGCTGCGAAGTTATAGGAAACACAATCTCACAGAatctcacagacctgatcagccAACATCAGCTGGCAGTGAAGCTTGAATAGGGCGGCACATGGGCTTCAGCTGGTAACTGTCCAACCTGAACGTCAGCAAAACCCACCACTAATGATGGAACATCTAATgggaagccttcccagaagagcacAGGCTATTATGGCAACAATGGGCAGGTTAACTTCATATTATTAATCTTGGTCTCTGAATAAGATATTGGATAAGCTGGATAAAAAGCATATTTAGATGCAAAATTAATTTGTCAGATTAATTTTTATAACGTTATTTcttccatccatgcattttccataCCTGCTTCTCAGAGTGATGGAAATATACGGAATAACTGGGAAGGAAATAGGTACAAGTTGGGGAATAACTCAGGATGGAACGGCAAACCCATCGCAATGGAAGTAAATTATATGTCATTAAAAGAGAAACTGCAACTAGTTCTTAGCTATTCGACAATCCTATGACATgcacaagaaaaataaaaaaatattcatcAATAATAGAATGCAGATACATCTAGGAAGGAACAAATAGTAATGATGAGTGTTCTGAAGTTTATGCGACATTATACCAGGATGACAGTTACCACAAAAAAGTAAAGGTCTGAAATTtaatatgatgatgatgattattattattattgttgttatgttgttgttgttgagccAGAAAAGCTGTTtctataataattatagcagaAATTTCATGTGACATTAGTAAAAAAGTATTTACTAAAGAATCTAAACTTCTGCTCAAGATTTAAAAGTTTATTGTTACTTACCAAATCTGACTCATCCATAATGCTTTTCTCATTCCCAGCACGCGCCATTATTTCCGCAGAAGTGGGATCCACCATTAAAATACTCTGACTGCTCGGTCGGACAAACTTACAGTCACTCTTCCTGGAGTCAGTCGTCATATATACCTCGTAGTTGTGCATATGCTGTAAAGTTCCTGTACCTCCGGCGTCTGAGTAAAGTGTTGGATAATACGGTATAACTGGCAGGTTGGACTGATAAAAGATGCGTGATTGTCTCCATCTATAGATTTTCACGGATATAATCACTACTAATGACAAAatgaagaggaaggacactACAGCTAAAGCCAGAACTAAATAAAAAGTCAGGTTGTCATTGTAATCCTTGTCGTGAGTATTGTCACTGAATTCCGAGAGTACTTCAGGGAAGCTGTCCGCCACCATCACATTAACGTTGACTGTAGCTGAGCGAGAGGGCTGTCCGTTGTCCTCCACAATAACAGTAAGCCTTTGTTTCATGGCGTCTTTATCACTCACCGGGCGCATTGTTCTGATTTCCCCATTTTGTGAGCCCACTTCAAACAGCGCCCTGTCTGTCGATTTCTGTAGTTTATATGAGAGCCAGGCATTCTGTCCAGAGTCCACATCGACGGCCACCACTTTAGTGACAAGATAGCCCACATCAGCTGAACGAGGCACCATCTCAGCCACCGAGGAGCCACCAGTCTGTACTGGGTAGAGGATCTGAGGCGCGTTGTCGTTCTGGTCCTGGATTATAATGCGAACTGTAGCATTTCCGCTTAATGGAGGTGAGCCCGCATCCTGAGCTCTAATTTTAACTTGAAATTCTTTAAGTTTCTCATAATCGAAAGAATGCACGGCGTGAATTACCCCGCTTTCGGCATTTACTGACACGAGAGAAGAGGCGGACACACCGTTGACCTCCGAGTCCTCCAGCAAGTAGGAGATGCGCGCGTTCTGGCAGCAGTCGGCATCATTCGCTTTTACAGTGAAAATGGACACACCTGGTGTGTTGTTTTCTACCAAACGAACATCATAGGATATTTGTTCAAATACTGGCGCATTATCGTTCACATCGGATACTCTGATATGCAAAGCTTTTTCACTGGAGAGAGAAGGCGAGCCGTGGTCCGCAGCTTTGATTGTGATGTTATATTCTGCAGTTGTTTCTCTGTTAAGATATCCCTcagtttgtaaaacaaaataatttgttAAAGATGACTTTATTGCAAAAGGGCTTCTTTCTTTAATCAAACACGTGACCTCACCATTTTCTCCCGAGTCCAAGTCTTTAACGTTTATAACTGCGATAGTTGTTCCGTGTAAAGCGTCTTCGGAAACTGGATTAGTGAATGATGTTAACGTTATAATGGGAATGTTATCATTCATGTCAATTATATCAATAATAACCGCACAAGAATCTGTCAAACCACCGTAATCTCTAGCTTCTACATTTAGCTCATACATCTGTTCCTGTTCAAAATCTATACTTCCTTTTACAAAAATACCACCCGATTTTTCGTCAATTTCAAACACTCCGCTGTCTGTTTCAGACATATGTATAAAGGCGTATGTTACTTCACCATTAACGCCTTTATCCAAATCAGTTGCGCTTACTTTTGTCACAAGCGTGCCGCTGGGTGAGTTTTCCGAAATACCGGCTCTGTAGAGCTTTTTTATAAAAACTGGAGCGTTATCATTCGCGTCCAAAACCTTTACATTTATCGTCATGACGCCATACTTCGGTGGGTGACCTCCATCTACTGCAGTTAACGTTAAAGACAagtcctcctgtttctctctgtctacgGGAGACTGTAGCACCATTTCGATATATTTACTGCCATCAGGACGGGTCTCCTGTTTTAATACAAAGTTATCAGTCGGTTTCAGACTGTAATTCTGTATGGTATTTATACCTACATCGGGATCATAAGCGCTGTGTAGCAAAAACCGCGCACCGGGCAACGCGGTCTCACTAATCTCAATGTTTATTTCTTCATTTGGGAATTTCGGAGCATGATCATTTATATCTGTTATTTGTACGGTAACCCTGTATAGGTTAATTGGATTTTCGAGAATAATCTCAATACTGAAAGTACACAAAGATGTTTTTTTGCACAACACCTCCCTGTCTATTCTCTCATTGACCACCAGTATTCCTTTGTCTGTGTTCAGCTCCACGTACCGACTGCTGTCTCCGGCAACGATCCGAGCTCGGCCGCTTTTCAGTCTTTTAACATCAATGCCCAAATCTGCAGCGACATCGCCAATGACGGAGCCTTTAACCATCTCCTCTGGGATTGAGTATCGCATTTGTCCAAGAGCGATATGCCAAATGGAAAATAATATCGTCCAGAGTCGTATTTGCCAGTAAAAACTGCAGGATGTCTTTCTAAAAGCCATTTCTTCCGTCTCAGTTTTGTCTCTCAAAATCAGATGGAAATATCCCACGAGGCAACAATCCCACGAAGTCAGTACTCCGTCATCAAACCAATAATTATTCCGAAGTTACAATGTGTTTCTTGTATAAAATATATTCTCCAGCAGAGACCCACAATATCAGATCAGGTCCCAGATATTTCATCCACACTAATCCGTCCAATGCCCCCCAGTAGATCACACTCTACGTCTGGCTCTGTGTATGACGCGCAGCTAAAAAGGAGGCGCTGCTGAAATTCAGCTCGTTTCAGCTCGCCTCCTTAATCAACAGCGGCCCTTACAGACTTCTGTGGGAAACGCTGCTGCGTGCTCTCTGAAACATCATTATCTATACAGTTGTAAATGGATATAGTGGATGGATgagtattatttttatattgctCAATTTTTTTTGTCCAATTACGTTGCACATTGGGACTCATCTCGTATGAAAAACGCTGAAGTGTAATTTACGGGACGCTCGGCTAAGATGTAGTGTACCAGCATAAACCTTACGCTAAAAGAGAGAGTGCGATTTTAAACCGCAACTCTGTTACCAACTGAGTGAATCCGCCGCCCTGAGGGTGTTCTCTATTTTTGCCTTTTATGTTACCGCCCTAAACACACTGAATAAGTTACATTATAACAGGACGCTTTGCTGCTATGGCAATATATTCAACCATTCCGATCTGAATTAACTGCAATCACATTTATTATGACTTTAGTAACTTAATAGTGACTTAACGCTTTTATTACTAATAATTTCGTGTTTAATAGAAATGTAGACCAAAGAATTTTGCTTTACATTGCATTTGTAAAACCCGATGATAGGTGCAGTTCAAAACACCCACACACCCACAATCACACAGAAAACTTttggtttatatatatatatatatatatatatatatatatatatatatatatatatacaggtatgcCTATGAGGCAAATACCACTGCAATGTATATGGTGTGATAAAAACCAGTTTGAACTATTATTAATTATGGACATCATTTGGAAATAAATATATAGATGTTTCAGCCATATCGTATATGCATTGCATTGTCAATGAATAATTTAGATATTACtttatgtatataaaatattgaACAATAAATTCAAGCTGAACGCATACCTTagagaaaaaaacagaaaggtcCACATATGAAAGaaacaacaaataataaaaataatcattatcatcaacatcataataataataatcataataagcTGTTTAATTAAGGCTAGTTAACTTACCAAATCTGGCTCATCCATAATGCTTTTCTCATTCCCCGCACGCGCCATTATTTCCGCAGAAGTGGGATCCACCATTAAAACGCTCTGACTGCTCGGTCTGACAAACTTACAGTCACTCTTCCTGGAGTCAGTCGTCATATACACCTCGTAGTTGTGCATATGCTGTAAAGTTCCTGTGCCTCCGGCATCTGAGTAAAGTGTTGGATAATACGGTATAACTGGCAGATTGGACTGATAAAAGATGCGTGATTGTCTCCATCTATAGATTTTCACGGATATAATCACTACTAAAGATAAAATAAAGAGGAAGGACACTACAGCCAAAGCCAGAACTAAATAAAAAGTCAGGTTGTCATTGTAATCCTTGTCGTGAGTATTGTCACTGAATTCCGAGAGTACTTCAGGGAAGCTGTCCGCCACCATCACATTAACGTTGACTGTAGCTGAGCGAGACGGCTGTCCGTTGTCCTCCACAATAACAGTAAGCCTTTGTTTCATGGCGTCTTTATCACTCACCGGGCGTATAGTTCTGATTTCCCCGTTTTGTGAGCCCACTTCAAACAGCGCCCTGTCTGTCGCTTTCTGCAGTTTATATGAGAGCCAGGCATTCTGTCCAGAGTCCACATCGACGGCCACCACTTTAGTGACAAGATAGCCCACATCAGCTGAACGAGGCACCATCTCAGCCACCGAGGAGCCACCAGACTGTACTGGGTAGAGGATCTGAGGCGCGTTGTCGTTCTGGTCCTGGATGATAATACGAACTGTAGCATTTCCACTTAATGGAGGTGAGCCCGCATCCTGAGCTCTAACTTTAACTTGAAATTCTTTAAGTTTCTCATAATCGAAAGAATGCACGGCGTGAATTACCCCGCTTTCGGCATTTACTGACACGAGAGAAGAGGCGGACACACCGTTGACCTCCGAGTCATCCAGCAGGTAGGAGACGCGGGCGTTCTGGCAGCAGTCGGCATCATTCGCTTTTACGGTGAAAATGGAAACACCGGGTGTGTTGTTTTCTATCAAACTAACATCATAGGATCTTTGTTGAAATACTGGTGCGTTATCGTTCACATCGGATACTCTGATATGTAACGTCTTGTTGCTGGATAGAGGAGGTGAGCCTTCGTCTGTTGCTGTTACCGTAACATTATATTCTGAGTGTTTTTCTCTGTCAAGCATTTTTATTGTTCGAAGAGTGAAGAAATTCCTTATTGATGATTTAATAGCAAATGGAGAGTCCTCAGATATAAAGCAATTGACCTGACCGTTTTCTCCTGAGTCCAAGTCTTTAACATTAATAACTGCAATAGTAGTTCCGGGTGCAGCGTCTTCAGAAACCGGATTAGTGAATGATGTTAACGTTATAATGGGAATGTGATCATTCATGTCGATTATATCAACAATAACAGCGCAAGAATCTGTAAAACCACCGTGATCTCTAGCTTCAATACTAATTTcatatttctgtttattttcaaaATCTATATTTTCTCTGACAAAAATCTCCCCAGATTTTTTATCGATTTCAAATTCGCCACTATGTTTCTCTGTTTGTCTGAAAGCGTATGTAACTTCACCATTAATCCCTTTATCGGAGTCATTTGCACTTACTTTTGTAACAAACGTACCCTTGGATGAGTTTTCTGGAATAGCGGCTCTGTAGAGTTTCTTAGTAAAAACCGGAGCGTTATCATTCGCGTCCAAaacctttacatttattttcatcACGCCGGACCTCGGAGGGTGACCCCCGTCTATAGCAGTTAATGTTAGAGACAaatcctcctgtttctctctgtctacgGGGGACTGTAGCATCATCTCAATATATTTACTACCATCAGAACGGGTCTCCTGTTTTAATACGAAGTTATCAGTCGGTTTCAGGTTGTAGCTCTGTATGGTATTAATACCGACATCGGGATCATAAGCGCTGTCCAACAAAAACCGCGCACCGGGCAACGCGGCCTCACTAATCTCAATATTTATTTCATCATTCGGGAATTTTGGAGCATGATCGTTTATATCCTTTATTTCTATTGTTATTTCGAACAATTCAATTGGATTTTCAATAATGATCTCAATACTGAAACTGCACAAAGATATCTCATTACAAACCGTCTCCCTGTCTATTCTCTCATTAACCACCAGTATTCCTTTGTCTGTGTTCAGCTCCACGTACCGACTGCTGTCTCCGGCAACGATCCGAGCTCGGCCGCTTTTTAGCCTTTGAACGTCAATCCCCAAATCCGTGGCGACATTGCTGATCACGGAGCCTTTCACCATCTCCTCCGGAACAGAGTATCGAAGTTGCCCGTTAGCAAAGTAAcaaatggaaatgaaaattatcCAAAGCATTCCTTGCCCGTAGCTACTGCAGGTTTTTCTTCTGATGGCAATTTCCATCGCTAAATTTTGCTACTAATATGCAATCAATATTTTCAGTCCTAGATATCCACACCTTAATCACTATCCACTACATGAAATGCAACATTCTTATTTTATAGTGCGGCATGCAGACCAGACTCGAGATGTTTTCGCCTTCTTGTTTTTACTGAAATCTGCCTCTGCATTACACACCGCGTGTGGATCTATCTGTGACACGCAGGAAAAAGGGAGGTGCAGCTGAAAATCCATCCCTCAGAGCTCGC
Encoded proteins:
- the LOC125712471 gene encoding protocadherin beta-15-like isoform X23; the protein is MAFRKTSCSFYWQIRLWTILFSIWHIALGQMRYSIPEEMVKGSVIGDVAADLGIDVKRLKSGRARIVAGDSSRYVELNTDKGILVVNERIDREVLCKKTSLCTFSIEIILENPINLYRVTVQITDINDHAPKFPNEEINIEISETALPGARFLLHSAYDPDVGINTIQNYSLKPTDNFVLKQETRPDGSKYIEMVLQSPVDREKQEDLSLTLTAVDGGHPPKYGVMTINVKVLDANDNAPVFIKKLYRAGISENSPSGTLVTKVSATDLDKGVNGEVTYAFIHMSETDSGVFEIDEKSGGIFVKGSIDFEQEQMYELNVEARDYGGLTDSCAVIIDIIDMNDNIPIITLTSFTNPVSEDALHGTTIAVINVKDLDSGENGEVTCLIKERSPFAIKSSLTNYFVLQTEGYLNRETTAEYNITIKAADHGSPSLSSEKALHIRVSDVNDNAPVFEQISYDVRLVENNTPGVSIFTVKANDADCCQNARISYLLEDSEVNGVSASSLVSVNAESGVIHAVHSFDYEKLKEFQVKIRAQDAGSPPLSGNATVRIIIQDQNDNAPQILYPVQTGGSSVAEMVPRSADVGYLVTKVVAVDVDSGQNAWLSYKLQKSTDRALFEVGSQNGEIRTMRPVSDKDAMKQRLTVIVEDNGQPSRSATVNVNVMVADSFPEVLSEFSDNTHDKDYNDNLTFYLVLALAVVSFLFILSLVVIISVKIYRWRQSRIFYQSNLPVIPYYPTLYSDAGGTGTLQHMHNYEVYMTTDSRKSDCKFVRPNSQNILIMDPKSAETMEFTGNEKNMFDERDLNPSNTEWHFAQNQRPGPSGKNRFHTTQERSAPYGIMRAGPSPDESGVPMSGTATGPWPNPPTEAEQLQALMAAANEANEASGPHLRPGTMGRCGPQFAMQHMPDYRQNVYIPGSTATLLAASPQQALPPPQEQGPPPIQAEPPKPAQTPASKKKSAKKDKK
- the LOC125712471 gene encoding protocadherin beta-15-like isoform X49, which gives rise to MAFRKTSCSFYWQIRLWTILFSIWHIALGQMRYSIPEEMVKGSVIGDVAADLGIDVKRLKSGRARIVAGDSSRYVELNTDKGILVVNERIDREVLCKKTSLCTFSIEIILENPINLYRVTVQITDINDHAPKFPNEEINIEISETALPGARFLLHSAYDPDVGINTIQNYSLKPTDNFVLKQETRPDGSKYIEMVLQSPVDREKQEDLSLTLTAVDGGHPPKYGVMTINVKVLDANDNAPVFIKKLYRAGISENSPSGTLVTKVSATDLDKGVNGEVTYAFIHMSETDSGVFEIDEKSGGIFVKGSIDFEQEQMYELNVEARDYGGLTDSCAVIIDIIDMNDNIPIITLTSFTNPVSEDALHGTTIAVINVKDLDSGENGEVTCLIKERSPFAIKSSLTNYFVLQTEGYLNRETTAEYNITIKAADHGSPSLSSEKALHIRVSDVNDNAPVFEQISYDVRLVENNTPGVSIFTVKANDADCCQNARISYLLEDSEVNGVSASSLVSVNAESGVIHAVHSFDYEKLKEFQVKIRAQDAGSPPLSGNATVRIIIQDQNDNAPQILYPVQTGGSSVAEMVPRSADVGYLVTKVVAVDVDSGQNAWLSYKLQKSTDRALFEVGSQNGEIRTMRPVSDKDAMKQRLTVIVEDNGQPSRSATVNVNVMVADSFPEVLSEFSDNTHDKDYNDNLTFYLVLALAVVSFLFILSLVVIISVKIYRWRQSRIFYQSNLPVIPYYPTLYSDAGGTGTLQHMHNYEVYMTTDSRKSDCKFVRPNSQNILIMDPKSAETMEFTGNEKSMFDERDLNPSNTEWHFAQNQRPGPSGAGPSPDESGVPMSGTATGPWPNPPTEAEQLQALMAAANEANEASGPHLRPGTMGRCGPQFAMQHMPDYRQNVYIPGSTATLLAASPQQALPPPQEQGPPPIQAEPPKPAQTPASKKKSAKKDKK
- the LOC125712471 gene encoding protocadherin beta-15-like isoform X19; this encodes MAFRKTSCSFYWQIRLWTILFSIWHIALGQMRYSIPEEMVKGSVIGDVAADLGIDVKRLKSGRARIVAGDSSRYVELNTDKGILVVNERIDREVLCKKTSLCTFSIEIILENPINLYRVTVQITDINDHAPKFPNEEINIEISETALPGARFLLHSAYDPDVGINTIQNYSLKPTDNFVLKQETRPDGSKYIEMVLQSPVDREKQEDLSLTLTAVDGGHPPKYGVMTINVKVLDANDNAPVFIKKLYRAGISENSPSGTLVTKVSATDLDKGVNGEVTYAFIHMSETDSGVFEIDEKSGGIFVKGSIDFEQEQMYELNVEARDYGGLTDSCAVIIDIIDMNDNIPIITLTSFTNPVSEDALHGTTIAVINVKDLDSGENGEVTCLIKERSPFAIKSSLTNYFVLQTEGYLNRETTAEYNITIKAADHGSPSLSSEKALHIRVSDVNDNAPVFEQISYDVRLVENNTPGVSIFTVKANDADCCQNARISYLLEDSEVNGVSASSLVSVNAESGVIHAVHSFDYEKLKEFQVKIRAQDAGSPPLSGNATVRIIIQDQNDNAPQILYPVQTGGSSVAEMVPRSADVGYLVTKVVAVDVDSGQNAWLSYKLQKSTDRALFEVGSQNGEIRTMRPVSDKDAMKQRLTVIVEDNGQPSRSATVNVNVMVADSFPEVLSEFSDNTHDKDYNDNLTFYLVLALAVVSFLFILSLVVIISVKIYRWRQSRIFYQSNLPVIPYYPTLYSDAGGTGTLQHMHNYEVYMTTDSRKSDCKFVRPNSQNILIMDPKSAETMEFTGNEKSMFDGRDLNPSNTEWHFAQNQRPGPSGKNRFHTTQERSAPYGIMRAGPSPDESGVPMSGTATGPWPNPPTEAEQLQALMAAANEANEASGPHLRPGTMGRCGPQFAMQHMPDYRQNVYIPGSTATLLAASPQQALPPPQEQGPPPIQAEPPKPAQTPASKKKSAKKDKK
- the LOC125712471 gene encoding protocadherin beta-15-like isoform X22: MAFRKTSCSFYWQIRLWTILFSIWHIALGQMRYSIPEEMVKGSVIGDVAADLGIDVKRLKSGRARIVAGDSSRYVELNTDKGILVVNERIDREVLCKKTSLCTFSIEIILENPINLYRVTVQITDINDHAPKFPNEEINIEISETALPGARFLLHSAYDPDVGINTIQNYSLKPTDNFVLKQETRPDGSKYIEMVLQSPVDREKQEDLSLTLTAVDGGHPPKYGVMTINVKVLDANDNAPVFIKKLYRAGISENSPSGTLVTKVSATDLDKGVNGEVTYAFIHMSETDSGVFEIDEKSGGIFVKGSIDFEQEQMYELNVEARDYGGLTDSCAVIIDIIDMNDNIPIITLTSFTNPVSEDALHGTTIAVINVKDLDSGENGEVTCLIKERSPFAIKSSLTNYFVLQTEGYLNRETTAEYNITIKAADHGSPSLSSEKALHIRVSDVNDNAPVFEQISYDVRLVENNTPGVSIFTVKANDADCCQNARISYLLEDSEVNGVSASSLVSVNAESGVIHAVHSFDYEKLKEFQVKIRAQDAGSPPLSGNATVRIIIQDQNDNAPQILYPVQTGGSSVAEMVPRSADVGYLVTKVVAVDVDSGQNAWLSYKLQKSTDRALFEVGSQNGEIRTMRPVSDKDAMKQRLTVIVEDNGQPSRSATVNVNVMVADSFPEVLSEFSDNTHDKDYNDNLTFYLVLALAVVSFLFILSLVVIISVKIYRWRQSRIFYQSNLPVIPYYPTLYSDAGGTGTLQHMHNYEVYMTTDSRKSDCKFVRPNSQNILIMDPKSAETMEFTGNEKSMFDERDLNPSNTEWHFAQNQRPGPSGKNRFHTTQERSAPYGIMRAGPSPDESGVPMSGTATGPWPNPPTEAEQLQALMAAANEANEASGPHLRPGTMGRCGPQFAMQHMPDYRQNVYIPGSTATLLAASPQQALPPPQEQGPPPIQAEPPKPAQTPASKKKSAKKDKK
- the LOC125712478 gene encoding protocadherin gamma-A11-like, coding for MEIAIRRKTCSSYGQGMLWIIFISICYFANGQLRYSVPEEMVKGSVISNVATDLGIDVQRLKSGRARIVAGDSSRYVELNTDKGILVVNERIDRETVCNEISLCSFSIEIIIENPIELFEITIEIKDINDHAPKFPNDEINIEISEAALPGARFLLDSAYDPDVGINTIQSYNLKPTDNFVLKQETRSDGSKYIEMMLQSPVDREKQEDLSLTLTAIDGGHPPRSGVMKINVKVLDANDNAPVFTKKLYRAAIPENSSKGTFVTKVSANDSDKGINGEVTYAFRQTEKHSGEFEIDKKSGEIFVRENIDFENKQKYEISIEARDHGGFTDSCAVIVDIIDMNDHIPIITLTSFTNPVSEDAAPGTTIAVINVKDLDSGENGQVNCFISEDSPFAIKSSIRNFFTLRTIKMLDREKHSEYNVTVTATDEGSPPLSSNKTLHIRVSDVNDNAPVFQQRSYDVSLIENNTPGVSIFTVKANDADCCQNARVSYLLDDSEVNGVSASSLVSVNAESGVIHAVHSFDYEKLKEFQVKVRAQDAGSPPLSGNATVRIIIQDQNDNAPQILYPVQSGGSSVAEMVPRSADVGYLVTKVVAVDVDSGQNAWLSYKLQKATDRALFEVGSQNGEIRTIRPVSDKDAMKQRLTVIVEDNGQPSRSATVNVNVMVADSFPEVLSEFSDNTHDKDYNDNLTFYLVLALAVVSFLFILSLVVIISVKIYRWRQSRIFYQSNLPVIPYYPTLYSDAGGTGTLQHMHNYEVYMTTDSRKSDCKFVRPSSQSVLMVDPTSAEIMARAGNEKSIMDEPDLVS